One genomic window of Mustela erminea isolate mMusErm1 chromosome 13, mMusErm1.Pri, whole genome shotgun sequence includes the following:
- the LOC116572479 gene encoding uncharacterized protein LOC116572479 isoform X11: MLRQSTAAALQMSVPAPSKELERQQAGGFRAVPFSPTFSPSPPRNLATASFISPYHLHTSPPAPARQGAEKKALPPGSPALECRLVAKIRISPRYPETRGSARG; the protein is encoded by the exons ATGCTCAGGCAGTCCACGGCAGCTGCTCTCCAAATGTCAGTGCCAGCCCCGTCCAAAGAGCTTGAAAGGCAGCAAGCTGGAGGGTTTCGTGCTGTACCTTTCTCGCCCACATTTTCCCCAAGCCCTCCCAGGAACCTGGCAACAG ccagCTTCATCTCCCCCTACCACCTCCATACttcgccccccgcccccgcccgccaaGGAGCTGAGAAAAAGGCACTGCCTCCTGGCAGCCCTGCTCTCGAGTGCCGCCTTGTGGCTAAGATCAGAATATCACCGAGGTACCCTGAAACCCGCGGCTCAGCTCGAG GCTGA
- the LOC116572479 gene encoding uncharacterized protein LOC116572479 isoform X4 translates to MLRQSTAAALQMSVPAPSKELERQQAGGFRAVPFSPTFSPSPPRNLATASSPPTTSILRPPPPPAKELRKRHCLLAALLSSAALWLRSEYHRGTLKPAAQLEEAASLLDTLGARVEDTEQKLSLSKRQVCPQESLGLWRV, encoded by the exons ATGCTCAGGCAGTCCACGGCAGCTGCTCTCCAAATGTCAGTGCCAGCCCCGTCCAAAGAGCTTGAAAGGCAGCAAGCTGGAGGGTTTCGTGCTGTACCTTTCTCGCCCACATTTTCCCCAAGCCCTCCCAGGAACCTGGCAACAG CTTCATCTCCCCCTACCACCTCCATACttcgccccccgcccccgcccgccaaGGAGCTGAGAAAAAGGCACTGCCTCCTGGCAGCCCTGCTCTCGAGTGCCGCCTTGTGGCTAAGATCAGAATATCACCGAGGTACCCTGAAACCCGCGGCTCAGCTCGAG GAGGCTGCTTCACTGCTGGATACACTTGGAGCAAGGGTTGAAGACACTGAACAGAAGCTGTCACTCTCCAAACGACAGGTCTGCCCACAGGAGAGTCTCGGGCTTTGGAGAGTCTGA
- the LOC116572479 gene encoding uncharacterized protein LOC116572479 isoform X6, producing the protein MLRQSTAAALQMSVPAPSKELERQQAGGFRAVPFSPTFSPSPPRNLATASFISPYHLHTSPPAPARQGAEKKALPPGSPALECRLVAKIRISPRYPETRGSARAARVTFFYDCELKSKNCCSRVVSRCC; encoded by the exons ATGCTCAGGCAGTCCACGGCAGCTGCTCTCCAAATGTCAGTGCCAGCCCCGTCCAAAGAGCTTGAAAGGCAGCAAGCTGGAGGGTTTCGTGCTGTACCTTTCTCGCCCACATTTTCCCCAAGCCCTCCCAGGAACCTGGCAACAG ccagCTTCATCTCCCCCTACCACCTCCATACttcgccccccgcccccgcccgccaaGGAGCTGAGAAAAAGGCACTGCCTCCTGGCAGCCCTGCTCTCGAGTGCCGCCTTGTGGCTAAGATCAGAATATCACCGAGGTACCCTGAAACCCGCGGCTCAGCTCGAG CAGCTAGGGTAACATTTTTTTATGACTGCGAGTTGAAAAGCAAGAACTGCTGTAGCCGCGTGGTTAG CAGGTGCTGTTGA
- the LOC116572479 gene encoding uncharacterized protein LOC116572479 isoform X8, which yields MLRQSTAAALQMSVPAPSKELERQQAGGFRAVPFSPTFSPSPPRNLATASFISPYHLHTSPPAPARQGAEKKALPPGSPALECRLVAKIRISPRYPETRGSARGGCFTAGYTWSKG from the exons ATGCTCAGGCAGTCCACGGCAGCTGCTCTCCAAATGTCAGTGCCAGCCCCGTCCAAAGAGCTTGAAAGGCAGCAAGCTGGAGGGTTTCGTGCTGTACCTTTCTCGCCCACATTTTCCCCAAGCCCTCCCAGGAACCTGGCAACAG ccagCTTCATCTCCCCCTACCACCTCCATACttcgccccccgcccccgcccgccaaGGAGCTGAGAAAAAGGCACTGCCTCCTGGCAGCCCTGCTCTCGAGTGCCGCCTTGTGGCTAAGATCAGAATATCACCGAGGTACCCTGAAACCCGCGGCTCAGCTCGAG GAGGCTGCTTCACTGCTGGATACACTTGGAGCAAGGGTTGA
- the LOC116572479 gene encoding uncharacterized protein LOC116572479 isoform X5, whose product MLRQSTAAALQMSVPAPSKELERQQAGGFRAVPFSPTFSPSPPRNLATASSPPTTSILRPPPPPAKELRKRHCLLAALLSSAALWLRSEYHRGTLKPAAQLEAECHLHKRAPVDISFTISPRTQTRPFQ is encoded by the exons ATGCTCAGGCAGTCCACGGCAGCTGCTCTCCAAATGTCAGTGCCAGCCCCGTCCAAAGAGCTTGAAAGGCAGCAAGCTGGAGGGTTTCGTGCTGTACCTTTCTCGCCCACATTTTCCCCAAGCCCTCCCAGGAACCTGGCAACAG CTTCATCTCCCCCTACCACCTCCATACttcgccccccgcccccgcccgccaaGGAGCTGAGAAAAAGGCACTGCCTCCTGGCAGCCCTGCTCTCGAGTGCCGCCTTGTGGCTAAGATCAGAATATCACCGAGGTACCCTGAAACCCGCGGCTCAGCTCGAG GCTGAATGCCATCTGCACAAAAGAGCTCCTGTTGACATCTCATTTACAATCTCCCCCAGGACACAGACAAGACCATTTCAATAA
- the LOC116572479 gene encoding uncharacterized protein LOC116572479 isoform X2, with the protein MSGSEIYSSDSSPALAGDRSPGSRAPPLIKHNIVLRGKNGKPASSPPTTSILRPPPPPAKELRKRHCLLAALLSSAALWLRSEYHRGTLKPAAQLEQVLLSHPCTEVTALAVSSVRIKFPLVPSVYEVISTIESDMSLPLGLRDFFLMFVTLCVFFKICPSQSAGFPGLNGLFTGGEDSGPKVRVTKLYKVSCLGSWSTNPSG; encoded by the exons ATGTCTGGCTCGGAGATCTATTCATCCGATAGCAGCCCGGCTCTTGCGGGAGACAGATCTCCGGGCAGCCGCGCTCCGCCGCTAATCAAACACAACATTGTTCTCCGCGGGAAGAATGGGAAG ccagCTTCATCTCCCCCTACCACCTCCATACttcgccccccgcccccgcccgccaaGGAGCTGAGAAAAAGGCACTGCCTCCTGGCAGCCCTGCTCTCGAGTGCCGCCTTGTGGCTAAGATCAGAATATCACCGAGGTACCCTGAAACCCGCGGCTCAGCTCGAG CAGGTGCTGTTGAGTCATCCATGTACAGAAGTGACTGCCCTGGCTGTTTCATCTGTTAGGATTAAATTTCCACTTGTTCCATCAGTTTATGAAGTGATTTCTACCATTGAGTCAGATATGTCACTTCCTCTAGgacttagggatttttttttaatgtttgtaacattgtgtgtgtttttcaaaatttgtcCCAGCCAGTCTGCAGGTTTTCCTGGATTGAATGGATTGTTTACAGGAGGGGAAGATTCCGGGCCCAAGGTCAGGGTTACCAAATTATATAAGGTTTCCTGTTTGGGCAGTTGGTCTACCAACCCCTCAGGTTAG
- the LOC116572479 gene encoding uncharacterized protein LOC116572479 isoform X10, giving the protein MLRQSTAAALQMSVPAPSKELERQQAGGFRAVPFSPTFSPSPPRNLATASSPPTTSILRPPPPPAKELRKRHCLLAALLSSAALWLRSEYHRGTLKPAAQLEQLG; this is encoded by the exons ATGCTCAGGCAGTCCACGGCAGCTGCTCTCCAAATGTCAGTGCCAGCCCCGTCCAAAGAGCTTGAAAGGCAGCAAGCTGGAGGGTTTCGTGCTGTACCTTTCTCGCCCACATTTTCCCCAAGCCCTCCCAGGAACCTGGCAACAG CTTCATCTCCCCCTACCACCTCCATACttcgccccccgcccccgcccgccaaGGAGCTGAGAAAAAGGCACTGCCTCCTGGCAGCCCTGCTCTCGAGTGCCGCCTTGTGGCTAAGATCAGAATATCACCGAGGTACCCTGAAACCCGCGGCTCAGCTCGAG CAGCTAGGGTAA
- the LOC116572479 gene encoding uncharacterized protein LOC116572479 isoform X1, giving the protein MLRQSTAAALQMSVPAPSKELERQQAGGFRAVPFSPTFSPSPPRNLATASSPPTTSILRPPPPPAKELRKRHCLLAALLSSAALWLRSEYHRGTLKPAAQLEQVLLSHPCTEVTALAVSSVRIKFPLVPSVYEVISTIESDMSLPLGLRDFFLMFVTLCVFFKICPSQSAGFPGLNGLFTGGEDSGPKVRVTKLYKVSCLGSWSTNPSG; this is encoded by the exons ATGCTCAGGCAGTCCACGGCAGCTGCTCTCCAAATGTCAGTGCCAGCCCCGTCCAAAGAGCTTGAAAGGCAGCAAGCTGGAGGGTTTCGTGCTGTACCTTTCTCGCCCACATTTTCCCCAAGCCCTCCCAGGAACCTGGCAACAG CTTCATCTCCCCCTACCACCTCCATACttcgccccccgcccccgcccgccaaGGAGCTGAGAAAAAGGCACTGCCTCCTGGCAGCCCTGCTCTCGAGTGCCGCCTTGTGGCTAAGATCAGAATATCACCGAGGTACCCTGAAACCCGCGGCTCAGCTCGAG CAGGTGCTGTTGAGTCATCCATGTACAGAAGTGACTGCCCTGGCTGTTTCATCTGTTAGGATTAAATTTCCACTTGTTCCATCAGTTTATGAAGTGATTTCTACCATTGAGTCAGATATGTCACTTCCTCTAGgacttagggatttttttttaatgtttgtaacattgtgtgtgtttttcaaaatttgtcCCAGCCAGTCTGCAGGTTTTCCTGGATTGAATGGATTGTTTACAGGAGGGGAAGATTCCGGGCCCAAGGTCAGGGTTACCAAATTATATAAGGTTTCCTGTTTGGGCAGTTGGTCTACCAACCCCTCAGGTTAG
- the LOC116572479 gene encoding uncharacterized protein LOC116572479 isoform X9, with translation MLRQSTAAALQMSVPAPSKELERQQAGGFRAVPFSPTFSPSPPRNLATASSPPTTSILRPPPPPAKELRKRHCLLAALLSSAALWLRSEYHRGTLKPAAQLEIRGEEGAV, from the exons ATGCTCAGGCAGTCCACGGCAGCTGCTCTCCAAATGTCAGTGCCAGCCCCGTCCAAAGAGCTTGAAAGGCAGCAAGCTGGAGGGTTTCGTGCTGTACCTTTCTCGCCCACATTTTCCCCAAGCCCTCCCAGGAACCTGGCAACAG CTTCATCTCCCCCTACCACCTCCATACttcgccccccgcccccgcccgccaaGGAGCTGAGAAAAAGGCACTGCCTCCTGGCAGCCCTGCTCTCGAGTGCCGCCTTGTGGCTAAGATCAGAATATCACCGAGGTACCCTGAAACCCGCGGCTCAGCTCGAG